The proteins below are encoded in one region of Borrelia sp. A-FGy1:
- a CDS encoding immunogenic protein P37 encodes MNLIARLFILTSLLIYNVISCKLYNDIEDNAEQIKDMLDDNRQSFNALESSSKNNSKSRRPRSADTSYLDQVTNQEPLVGDVADMQPDTNSLSQQFNIQTNEAKNIMSNVSSSKSDYNKVEEELEKVKHTLDEMKRLTDEAASYLEQARKASGYRQANQTLLPILHEAIGKVKSRHATLNVCYTDATASLDIADTAFGNAHSWAEKALEEASKKYNIYGI; translated from the coding sequence TTTACAACGTTATCTCCTGTAAACTATACAATGATATTGAAGACAACGCTGAGCAGATTAAAGATATGCTAGACGACAACAGACAATCCTTTAATGCTTTAGAAAGTAGCAGCAAGAATAACAGTAAAAGTCGCAGACCTAGAAGTGCAGATACTTCTTATTTGGACCAAGTCACAAACCAAGAGCCTCTAGTTGGAGATGTTGCAGATATGCAACCTGATACTAATAGCCTTTCACAACAATTTAATATCCAAACTAATGAAGCTAAAAACATTATGAGTAACGTTAGCTCTTCTAAATCAGACTACAATAAAGTAGAGGAAGAATTAGAAAAAGTAAAACATACCCTTGACGAGATGAAACGCTTAACTGATGAGGCTGCATCTTATTTAGAACAAGCTAGAAAAGCATCTGGCTATAGGCAAGCTAACCAAACCTTATTGCCTATCTTGCACGAAGCTATTGGCAAGGTTAAGAGTAGGCACGCTACTCTTAACGTTTGTTATACTGATGCAACTGCTTCTCTAGATATAGCTGATACTGCTTTTGGAAATGCACATAGCTGGGCAGAAAAGGCCTTAGAAGAAGCTTCAAAGAAATACAATATATATGGGATATAA